In the genome of Xenopus laevis strain J_2021 chromosome 1S, Xenopus_laevis_v10.1, whole genome shotgun sequence, one region contains:
- the LOC108706674 gene encoding TBC1 domain family member 9 codes for MWVNPEEVLLANALWVTERANPYFILQRRKGHGTRGSGGLAGLLVGTLDVVLDSSARVAPYRILYQTPDSLVYWTIACGGCRREVTEYWEWLEVNLLQTLSIFENENDITTFVKGKIQGIIAEYNKINGVKEDDDTDKFKEAIVKFHKLFGMPEEEKLVNYYSCSYWKGRVPRQGWMYLSINHLCFYSFLLGKEAKLVIRWVDITQLEKTATLLLPDMIKVNTRSSEHFFSVFLNIGETFKLMEQLANIAMRQLLDNEGFEQDRSLPKRKKKSPKKVSALKRDLDARAKSERYRALFRLPKDEKLDGHTDCTLWTPFSKRHILGQMFVSTNYICFTSKEENLCSLIIPLREVTIVEKADSSSVLPSPLSISTRNRMTFLFANLKDRDFLVQRISDFLQQTTLKMYFDKDISGSDNSLDEEVYSRTSVFVSCSHKQKVGNETDGERQFNLNCNSAPTATQTLMTMYRRKSPEEFNPKLAKEFLKEQAWKTHFTEYGQGVCMYRTEKTRDLVLKGIPEVMRGELWLLFSGAINEMATHPGYYEELVEKSMGKYNLATEEIERDLHRSLPEHPAFQNEIGISALRRVLTAYAFRNPNIGYCQAMNIVTSVLLLYAKEEEAFWLLVALCERMLPDYYNTRVVGALVDQGVFEELAGDYVPQLYDCMQDLGVISTISLSWFLTLFLSVMPFESAVVVVDCFFYEGIKVIFQLALAVLEANVDKLLNCKDDGEAMTVLGRYLDSMTNKDSTLPPIPHLHSLITDDSEPYPKVDIFKLISTSYQKFGTIRADLIEQMRFKQRLKVIQTLEDTTKRNVVRTIVTDTAFTVNELEELYALFKAEHLTNCYWGGNSSAVERHDPSLPYLEQNRIDFQQYKGMFSLLFPWASGAHTDVMAFRLFRLLDENGDCLINFREFVSGLSAACHGDLPEKLKLLYRMHTLPDLSPDQEEPDSAFEATQYFFEDITPECSQVKKMTSQDSRLYLRMWAQENRRKQKVDKALPRLNQGQFIELCKTLYNMFSEDPCEQELYHATAAVTSLLLEIGEVGKLISSHTIEDSPNQSCKESESRSQETKGSQAYHYEHEGLFCDRPVSSGSVGELNSDQLEEVKLDDSSPRDNGAGSSMFISDDDTKDDSSMSSYSVLSAGSHEDDKLQCEDIGEDTVLVRTQQKSSLPISTSLDMDWAITFEQFLASLLMEPALVRYFDKPVSMMAKITNAKNVQMMGKAMPSSSDYDISISG; via the exons GGCTGCTTGTGGGAACGCTGGATGTTGTCTTGGATTCCAGTGCAAGAGTTGCACCTTATCGCATCCTTTATCAGACACCCGACTCTCTAGTATACTGGACCATTGCGTGTG gAGGCTGTCGGAGGGAGGTAACAGAGTATTGGGAGTGGCTGGAGGTTAACCTGCTGCAGACCCTCTctatatttgaaaatgaaaatgatatcACAACATTTGTGAAAGGAAAAATTCAG GGTATCATTGcagagtataataaaataaatggtgtaaaagaAGATGACGACACAGACAAGTTTAAGGAGGCGATTGTCAAGTTCCACAAGCTGTTTGGAATGCCGGAAGAGGAGAAGTTAGTGAATTATTACTCATGCAGTTACTGGAAAGGCAGAGTTCCTCGGCAAGGATGGATGTATCTCAGCATCAACCACCTTTGTTTCTACTCCTTTCTGCTAGGGAAAGAAG CAAAACTGGTGATCCGATGGGTTGACATAACACAGTTGGAAAAGACTGCCACTCTTCTGCTCCCTGACATGATTAAAGTGAACACACGCTCCAgtgaacatttcttctctgtgtTTCTAAATATTGGCGAGACATTCAAACTTATGGAGCAACTGGCCAATATAGCCATGAGACAGCTCCTTGATAATGAAGGTTTTGAGCAGGACAGATCTCTCCCAAAACGTAAGAAGAAGTCGCCAAAAAAAGTGTCTGCCTTAAAACG TGATTTGGATGCCAGAGCAAAGAGTGAGAGATACCGGGCACTGTTCCGCCTACCAAAAGATGAGAAGCTGGACGGACATACTGACTGTACACTCTGGACACCATTTAGTAAGAGGCACATTCTGGGGCAGATGTTTGTTTCCACAAACTATATTTGCTTCACTAGCAAAGAGGAGAACTTGTGCAGCCTGATCATTCCATTGAGAGAG GTGACAATAGTAGAGAAGGCTGACAGCTCCAGCGTGTTGCCAAGCCCACTTTCTATTAGCACTAGAAACAGAATGACTTTCCTGTTCGCCAACCTAAAGGACAGAGACTTTCTTGTGCAGAGGATATCGGATTTCCTGCAGCAGACtactttgaaaatgtattttgataaaGACATTTCCGGAAGTGACAACAGCCTAGATGAAGAG GTTTACTCAAGGACCAGCGTATTTGTTTCCTGCAGCCATAAGCAAAAAGTTGGCAATGAAACAGATGGCGAGCGACAATTCAACCTGAACTGCAATAGTGCTCCGACTGCCACACAAACACTAATGACCATGTATCGCAGGAAGTCGCCAGAAGAGTTCAACCCTAAACTG GCCAAGGAGTTTCTGAAGGAGCAAGCCTGGAAAACACACTTTACAGAATATGGGCAAGGTGTGTGCATGTATCGCACAGAGAAAACAAGGGACCTTGTTCTGAAGGGCATCCCAGAGGTCATGCGAGGGGAGCTGTGGCTGCTGTTTTCAG GAGCAATAAATGAGATGGCCACACACCCTGGGTATTATGAAGAGTTGGTTGAGAAGTCCATGGGCAAATATAATCTTGCTACAGAGGAAATCGAACGCGACTTGCACCGTTCTCTCCCAGAGCATCCtgcatttcaaaatgaaatagggATTTCTGCCCTTCGGCGAGTGCTCACTGCTTATGCCTTCAGAAACCCAAACATTGGTTACTGCCAA GCTATGAATATAGTGACATCGGTCCTCCTTCTGTATGCCAAAGAAGAGGAAGCCTTTTGGTTACTTGTCGCTCTGTGTGAACGGATGCTTCCTGATTACTATAACACCAGGGTGGTTG GTGCTCTTGTAGACCAAGGAGTCTTTGAGGAGTTGGCCGGGGATTATGTGCCACAGTTGTATGACTGCATGCAGGACCTGGGTGTGATCTCCACCATCTCACTCTCATGGTTCCTCACCCTGTTCCTCAGTGTAATGCCCTTTGAAAGTGCAGTTGTGGTTGTAGATTGTTTCTTCTATGAAGGCATCAAGGTGATATTCCAGCTAGCCCTTGCTGTTCTAGAGGCAAATGTGGACAAGCTTCTGAACTGTAAAGATGATGGAGAAGCAATGACTGTTCTGGGCAG GTATTTAGACAGCATGACTAATAAAGACAGCACCTTGCCGCCAATCCCACACCTCCACTCACTCATCACAGACGATTCTGAGCCCTATCCGAAGGTGGACATCTTTAAACTGATCAGCACTTCCTATCAG AAATTTGGAACAATAAGAGCCGACTTGATAGAGCAGATGAGATTCAAACAGAggcttaaagtgatacagactcTTGAGGACACTACAAAAAGAAATGTG GTCCGAACGATTGTGACTGACACTGCATTTACTGTTAATGAACTGGAGGAACTGTATGCTCTCTTTAAG GCAGAGCACCTGACTAATTGTTACTGGGGAGGCAATAGCAGTGCAGTGGAGCGCCATGATCCCAGCCTACCATACTTGGAACAAAATCGAATAGACTTTCAGCAATACAAGGGCATGTTCTCCTTGCTCTTTCCATGGGCAAGTGGAGCTCACACCGATGTGATGGCCTTCCGGCTCTTTCGCCTGCTGGATGAAAATGGAGATTGCTTAATTAACTTCCGAGAATTTGTCTCTGGCCTGA GTGCTGCATGTCATGGTGATCTCCCAGAGAAATTGAAGCTTCTGTACAGGATGCATACTTTGCCTG ATCTGTCCCCTGATCAGGAAGAACCTGACTCTGCGTTTGAGGCCACTCAATACTTTTTTGAAGATATTACTCCAGAGTGCAGCCAAG TTAAGAAGATGACCAGCCAGGACAGTCGTCTCTACCTTCGCATGTGGGCACaagaaaacagaaggaaacaaaaagttGACAAGGCTCTTCCTAGACTAAACCAG GGCCAGTTCATTGAGCTGTGCAAGACACTGTATAACATGTTTAGCGAGGACCCATGTGAGCAAGAACTGTACCATGCCACGGCTGCGGTCACAAGCTTATTGCTGGAGATTGGTGAAGTGGGAAAGCTAATCTCCAGCCACACAATAGAGGACAGCCCTAATCAGAGCTGCAAGGAAAGTGAAAGCAGAAGCCAAGAGACAAAGGGTTCCCAGGCATACCATTATGAGCATGAAGGGCTCTTCTGCGACAGACCTGTTTCCAGTGGCAGTGTTGGCGAGCTCAACTCGGATCAGTTGGAGGAAGTGAAACTGGATGATTCCTCTCCCAGAGACAATGGGGCTGGCTCCTCCATGTTTATATCAGACGATGACACTAAAGATGACAGCTCTATGTCTTCATATTCTGTGCTGAGTGCTGGATCCCATGAAGATGACAAATTGCAATGCGAGGATATTGGTGAGGACACTGTTTTAGTGCGCACCCAGCAGAAGTCCTCTTTGCCCATTAGTACCAGTTTGGACATGGATTGGGCTATTACATTTGAGCAGTTTCTTGCTTCCCTCTTAATGGAACCAGCGCTTGTAAGATACTTTGACAAGCCAGTATCAATGATGGCTAAAATCACCAATGCAAAGAACGTCCAGATGATGGGAAAAGCCATGCCATCCTCAAGCGACTATGACATTTCTATCTCTGGATGA